The window AGCCGTCAGGGTGATGATTGTGATCAGTCTGAATCCCCACCCTGTGTATGGTACAATGGGGATTCCGGCAGGCGATGTCATGGATTCAAGGCCAACAGCAATACCAAAACCCTGTATAGCGCTTAAAATTACAGTACCATAACGGGTTAACTGCGTTTTCTTTTTACGGCCGGCGTCCCCCTCTTTCTTAAGCTGTTCAAGATAGGGAATAACCACAGTCATAAGTTCCAGAATAATGGATGCACTGATATAAGGCATAATACCCAGGGCAAAAATAGAAAGCCGCTGCAGTGCACCACCCGAGAACATATTGAACATGGAGAATAAAGTACCCGACGCCGATGCAAAAAAAGATTCCAGTGCCGCCCCGTCAATACCGGGAGTTGGAACATGCACCCCAACCCGGTAAACGAAAAGTAAGGCTAACGTTATCAAAAGCTTCCGCTTCAGTTCCGGCAATTTGAGCATATTCTGGTAGCTGTTCTGGATCATCTGGACTTTTCCTTATACCTGGACACTTATTCTATGGTGCCACCGGCAGTTTCTATTTTTTCCTTGGCTTTCTGGGAAACCAGGATTTTTCTCAGGACTATTTTTTTGGAGATTTCACCATCTCCAAGGATTTTGATACCGTCCACAGAACCTTTCACAAGACCGGCTTCACGAAGAACGGCTTCTGTAATTTCAGCCCCATCTTCAAATCGCTCAAGATCCTTAATATTAAGCACGGCGTTATAGGTTTTAAACATATAATTTTTAAAACCGCGTTTGGGGAGCCGCCTGTAGATCGGCATTTGACCGCCTTCAAACCCGGGCCGGACAGAACCACCGGAACGTGCCTTAAGTCCTTTATGACCTTTGGTTGAAGTTTTGCCCATACCAGAACCGGGTCCCCGCCCAATTCTTTTTCTATTTTTTCTGCTGCCGGGAGCAGGAGCCAGATCGTGTAACTGCATCCTAAACCTCCTCTACTTTCACCAGGTGTGAAACTTTTTTCACCTGCCCCATAATAACAGGTGTATTATCGTGCTCCACAGTGTAGTGCATCCGCTTGATGCCCAGGGAGCGAATAATCCGTCCATGCTTTGCTGGACGGCCGATGGTACTTCTTATCTGAGTAATTCTGATTCTATCAGCCATTGTCCGTCTCTTTATATTTCTTCAGGTTTAAGTCCGCGTCTTTTGGCAACTTCCTCCTTGGTACACAAGGACTGGAGGCCGGCCATTGTGGCTCTTACAATATTTTGAGTGTTGTGGGAACCAATACACTTGGTCAAAATATCTGTTACGCCAGCTGCTTCAAGGACCGCACGGATTCCGCCGCCGGC is drawn from uncultured Desulfobacter sp. and contains these coding sequences:
- the rplO gene encoding 50S ribosomal protein L15, which gives rise to MQLHDLAPAPGSRKNRKRIGRGPGSGMGKTSTKGHKGLKARSGGSVRPGFEGGQMPIYRRLPKRGFKNYMFKTYNAVLNIKDLERFEDGAEITEAVLREAGLVKGSVDGIKILGDGEISKKIVLRKILVSQKAKEKIETAGGTIE
- the rpmD gene encoding 50S ribosomal protein L30, with protein sequence MADRIRITQIRSTIGRPAKHGRIIRSLGIKRMHYTVEHDNTPVIMGQVKKVSHLVKVEEV